The bacterium genome includes a region encoding these proteins:
- a CDS encoding MerR family transcriptional regulator, which translates to MFDIHQQSLRLYEKQGILVPRRTAGKTRMYSKRDVEKLEIILNLTQEMGVNLAGVEIILRMRSQITRLQDQMRELIQRMREHLDHEYEEKLRELESTTAIVPITTERGIAKRGRE; encoded by the coding sequence ATGTTCGACATCCACCAGCAGAGCCTCAGGCTTTACGAAAAACAGGGGATACTCGTTCCCCGGCGGACGGCCGGCAAAACGCGGATGTATTCGAAGCGCGACGTGGAGAAACTGGAAATAATTTTGAATTTGACGCAGGAGATGGGAGTCAATTTGGCCGGCGTCGAGATAATCCTCCGGATGCGCAGCCAGATCACGCGGCTTCAGGATCAGATGCGGGAGCTGATACAGAGGATGCGCGAGCACCTGGATCACGAGTACGAAGAGAAGCTGCGCGAACTGGAAAGCACGACCGCGATCGTCCCGATTACGACGGAACGCGGAATCGCCAAGCGGGGCAGGGAATAG
- the dnaJ gene encoding molecular chaperone DnaJ: MDIKTDYYELLGVGKGADQQEIKRAYRKLARKYHPDINPGDPTAEAKFKEISAAYEVLSDPEKRAMYDRFGHAAFQRGGGGAGPSYQGGGFGADFGGFGSIEDLFEQFFGGMGGVRSRTAGRPDAPQRGQDVHQNLTLEFADAYAGKTINYEYLRKEACPQCKGSGAEPGSGSRTCPECGGAGAKVFQQGFFSMRQTCTRCGGTGQVIGTPCTKCQGRRYVQKLERVEVKVPPGVDTGSRIRLSGKGEGGINGGPPGDLYLNVEVRPHPFFERRGDNIYCEMPITYAEAVLGAQIDIPTVDGRVNLRIPAGTDSGKVFRLRGKGFPHIQQYGRGDMFVTLNIVVPQNIDRESRELIREFEKRNPSNPRLRYLEQERQKAK, from the coding sequence ATGGATATCAAAACCGACTATTACGAATTGCTGGGCGTCGGCAAGGGCGCCGATCAACAGGAAATAAAGCGGGCTTACCGCAAGCTCGCGCGCAAGTACCATCCGGACATCAATCCGGGCGATCCCACGGCCGAGGCGAAGTTCAAGGAAATAAGCGCGGCCTACGAAGTTCTGTCCGACCCGGAGAAGCGCGCGATGTACGACCGGTTCGGCCACGCCGCGTTCCAGCGAGGGGGGGGAGGAGCCGGGCCGTCATACCAGGGCGGAGGATTCGGTGCGGACTTCGGCGGCTTCGGCAGCATCGAAGACCTTTTCGAGCAGTTTTTCGGCGGGATGGGCGGCGTGAGATCCCGGACGGCCGGGCGGCCCGACGCACCGCAGCGCGGGCAGGACGTCCACCAGAACCTGACGCTGGAATTCGCGGACGCTTACGCCGGCAAGACCATCAATTACGAATATCTGCGCAAGGAGGCGTGCCCACAATGCAAGGGCAGCGGCGCCGAGCCGGGAAGCGGTTCCCGCACCTGCCCGGAATGCGGCGGCGCGGGCGCGAAGGTTTTCCAGCAGGGCTTTTTCTCGATGCGCCAGACCTGCACGCGCTGCGGCGGCACAGGCCAGGTGATCGGCACGCCTTGCACCAAGTGCCAGGGCAGGCGGTACGTGCAGAAGCTGGAACGGGTCGAGGTCAAGGTTCCCCCTGGAGTGGACACCGGCAGCCGCATCAGGCTTTCCGGAAAGGGGGAGGGCGGCATAAACGGCGGACCGCCCGGCGACCTTTACCTGAACGTCGAGGTTCGCCCTCATCCGTTTTTCGAGCGGCGCGGCGACAATATCTACTGCGAGATGCCGATCACGTACGCGGAGGCGGTGCTTGGCGCGCAGATCGACATCCCGACCGTGGATGGACGGGTAAACCTGCGTATTCCGGCCGGAACCGACAGCGGCAAGGTGTTCAGGCTGCGCGGCAAGGGCTTTCCGCACATCCAGCAGTACGGAAGGGGCGACATGTTCGTCACGCTTAACATAGTGGTGCCGCAAAACATAGACAGGGAGAGCAGGGAGCTTATCCGCGAGTTCGAGAAGCGCAACCCGTCCAATCCGCGGCTGCGCTATCTTGAGCAGGAGCGGCAGAAGGCGAAATGA
- a CDS encoding nucleotide exchange factor GrpE, with the protein MVEIKIRDESDSEDERASAKISDDLMDLYFKDEEAEQAEEASGSEAQGDTGSAWDEAIKLADEAATSAVLPADEELPILNLDDAVQSAWPPGSKKGWPPPREPDPFKESAAVHEIATEGDEEIPYEESSDAGVIHGGSLDRDEFAKLQLELTKLHEELRDAKAEAKQNLEMAQRKHAELINFKNRTKTDVEVQKKRAIEDLLRDLMPVMDSLEKAVFSVAPEDRDSPIVDGVKRTLGLFLNILSKYNVEVVSQCLVPFNPELHTPLVMVDTNDFEDGTVLEVYQSGYILGGKLIRPAMVKISRCIEGEAEGAEAGAASQEMQEIASAESRESEAAGQNSEEA; encoded by the coding sequence TTGGTCGAAATCAAGATACGCGACGAGTCCGATTCCGAGGACGAGCGCGCCTCCGCGAAAATTTCAGACGACCTGATGGACCTCTACTTCAAGGACGAAGAAGCGGAACAGGCGGAGGAAGCTTCCGGCTCGGAAGCGCAGGGCGATACAGGCTCCGCCTGGGACGAAGCCATTAAGCTGGCGGACGAAGCCGCAACCAGCGCCGTCCTGCCGGCCGACGAGGAACTTCCCATCCTGAATTTGGATGACGCGGTGCAATCCGCTTGGCCGCCGGGCTCGAAAAAAGGCTGGCCGCCGCCGCGCGAGCCGGATCCCTTCAAGGAATCGGCGGCCGTTCACGAAATCGCCACCGAGGGCGACGAAGAGATTCCGTACGAAGAAAGCTCCGACGCGGGAGTCATCCACGGCGGATCTTTGGATCGAGACGAATTCGCGAAGCTGCAGCTGGAATTGACTAAATTGCACGAGGAATTGCGCGACGCGAAAGCCGAAGCCAAGCAGAATCTCGAAATGGCGCAGCGCAAACACGCGGAGCTGATCAATTTCAAGAACCGCACCAAAACCGACGTTGAGGTTCAAAAAAAGCGGGCGATCGAAGACCTTTTGCGCGACCTGATGCCGGTTATGGACAGCCTGGAAAAGGCGGTTTTTTCGGTTGCGCCCGAGGATCGCGATTCCCCCATAGTTGACGGAGTGAAGAGAACGCTGGGGCTTTTTCTCAACATACTTTCCAAATACAACGTCGAGGTCGTCAGCCAGTGCCTCGTGCCGTTCAACCCGGAGCTGCACACGCCTCTGGTCATGGTGGACACGAACGACTTCGAGGACGGCACCGTGCTTGAAGTTTACCAGTCCGGATACATACTCGGAGGCAAGTTGATAAGGCCGGCCATGGTCAAAATCAGCCGGTGCATCGAGGGAGAAGCCGAGGGAGCCGAAGCCGGAGCCGCATCGCAGGAAATGCAGGAAATCGCGTCCGCAGAATCCCGCGAGTCCGAAGCGGCCGGCCAAAATTCGGAGGAGGCGTAG
- a CDS encoding Hsp20/alpha crystallin family protein translates to MRSLVRFSPSRELRSLRDDIDRLFDLTLRGFGENTFGAWAPAVDVHEDESGLTFSAEIAGMKKEDIKVDVENNVLTLSGERKFESEEQGKNFHLVERGYGSFRRSFSLPATVDPQSADATYKDGLLTVRFAKRPEVRGRTVEIK, encoded by the coding sequence ATGAGAAGCTTGGTTCGTTTTTCTCCGTCCAGGGAATTGCGCAGTTTGCGCGACGACATCGACCGCCTGTTCGACCTTACCTTGAGGGGTTTCGGCGAGAACACCTTCGGGGCATGGGCTCCGGCCGTGGACGTCCATGAGGACGAAAGCGGTTTGACTTTTTCCGCCGAAATCGCCGGAATGAAGAAGGAAGACATAAAGGTCGACGTCGAAAACAACGTGCTCACTCTGAGCGGAGAGCGTAAATTCGAAAGCGAGGAGCAGGGAAAGAACTTCCACCTCGTGGAGAGAGGTTACGGTTCGTTCCGCAGGAGCTTTTCGCTGCCGGCCACGGTGGATCCGCAGAGCGCCGATGCGACGTATAAAGACGGACTTCTCACCGTGAGGTTCGCCAAGCGTCCCGAGGTTCGCGGGCGCACCGTGGAAATCAAGTAA
- the dnaK gene encoding molecular chaperone DnaK, with amino-acid sequence MGKVIGIDLGTTFSAVAVMIGNEPEIIVNSEGSRTTPSVVAFSKNGERLVGAVAKRQAIINPKNTVLSIKRHMGEDYKVELLGKEYSPQEISAFILQKLKADAEAYLGEPVTQAVITCPAYFTDAQRQATKDAGRIAGLEVLRIINEPTAAALAYGLDKAEGDQTILVFDFGGGTFDVSILELGQGVFEVKSTSGNNFLGGDDLDQCIMNWIVQEFQKLEGIDLSKDLNAMQRLKEAAEKAKIELSTTTSANINLPFITATQEGPKHLDLTLTRAKFEEIASDIFDKLVGPTKQALADAGLGIGEIDQMILVGGSTRIPRVQEIVRTLTGKEPNKSVNPDECVALGAAIQGGVLSGEVKDILLLDVTPLSLGIETLGGVFTKIIDRNTTIPTRKSEIFTTASDNQTVVEVHVLQGEREMAAYNKTLGRFQLVGIPPAPRGIPQIEVTFDIDANGIVHVSAMDLATKKQQKIAISASTNLSQEEIQRMVRESEKYQEEDRRKREEAEVRNRAESLIYQTEKSLRDFGSQVPEEQRKEVELALEELRDARDSSDLERMKKATDDLIACSQKMAEIMYAQARSERPAGGGSAGPADGDGKTVDADYKEV; translated from the coding sequence ATGGGTAAAGTAATCGGCATCGACCTGGGCACCACCTTTTCGGCGGTGGCGGTGATGATCGGAAACGAGCCGGAGATAATCGTCAACTCCGAAGGCTCGCGTACGACACCGTCCGTTGTTGCTTTCAGCAAGAACGGGGAACGCTTGGTGGGTGCTGTCGCCAAGCGCCAAGCCATCATCAATCCGAAAAACACGGTGCTGTCCATAAAGCGCCATATGGGCGAGGATTACAAGGTCGAGCTGCTCGGCAAAGAGTATTCGCCGCAGGAAATAAGCGCTTTCATTCTGCAAAAGCTCAAGGCGGATGCAGAAGCATATCTGGGCGAGCCGGTGACGCAAGCGGTCATCACCTGCCCCGCGTATTTCACCGACGCGCAGCGGCAGGCGACAAAGGACGCGGGCAGGATCGCCGGCCTCGAAGTGCTTCGCATCATCAACGAGCCCACGGCCGCCGCGCTTGCATACGGTCTCGACAAAGCGGAAGGCGACCAGACGATTCTCGTATTCGACTTCGGGGGCGGCACCTTCGACGTGTCCATCCTCGAGCTCGGTCAGGGCGTATTCGAGGTGAAGTCCACTTCCGGCAACAACTTCCTGGGAGGAGACGACCTGGATCAATGCATCATGAACTGGATCGTCCAGGAATTCCAAAAGCTGGAAGGCATAGATCTTTCCAAAGACCTAAACGCCATGCAGCGTCTCAAGGAAGCCGCGGAAAAGGCGAAGATCGAGCTTTCCACCACCACTTCCGCCAACATCAACCTTCCGTTCATTACGGCGACGCAGGAAGGCCCGAAACACCTCGATCTCACTCTCACGCGCGCGAAGTTCGAAGAGATTGCATCGGACATTTTCGACAAGCTCGTCGGACCGACCAAACAGGCGCTTGCCGACGCGGGGCTGGGAATCGGCGAAATTGACCAGATGATACTCGTGGGCGGCTCGACCCGCATCCCGCGCGTCCAGGAAATCGTCCGCACCCTGACGGGCAAAGAGCCCAACAAGAGCGTCAATCCGGACGAATGCGTGGCGCTCGGCGCGGCGATCCAAGGCGGCGTGCTTTCTGGCGAGGTGAAGGACATCCTGCTCCTCGACGTGACGCCGCTTTCGCTGGGAATCGAAACGCTGGGCGGAGTGTTCACCAAAATCATAGACCGCAACACCACGATTCCCACGAGAAAAAGCGAAATATTCACGACCGCGTCCGACAATCAAACCGTCGTCGAAGTGCATGTGCTCCAAGGCGAGCGTGAAATGGCCGCGTACAACAAAACGCTGGGCAGGTTCCAGCTGGTCGGGATTCCCCCCGCGCCGCGGGGCATACCGCAGATCGAGGTCACCTTCGATATCGACGCCAACGGAATCGTCCATGTGTCCGCCATGGACCTGGCCACCAAGAAGCAGCAGAAGATAGCAATTTCGGCATCCACCAACCTTTCGCAGGAAGAAATTCAGCGGATGGTCAGGGAATCCGAAAAGTATCAAGAAGAAGACAGGCGCAAGCGCGAGGAGGCCGAAGTCCGCAACCGGGCGGAAAGCCTGATTTATCAGACCGAAAAGAGCTTGCGCGATTTCGGCTCGCAGGTTCCGGAAGAGCAGCGCAAGGAAGTCGAACTTGCTCTCGAGGAACTGCGCGACGCCCGCGACAGCTCCGACCTGGAGCGAATGAAAAAGGCCACGGACGACTTGATCGCTTGCAGTCAGAAGATGGCCGAGATCATGTACGCCCAGGCCAGGAGCGAAAGGCCGGCCGGCGGCGGTTCGGCCGGTCCGGCCGACGGAGACGGAAAGACCGTCGACGCGGATTACAAGGAGGTCTAA
- a CDS encoding motility associated factor glycosyltransferase family protein, producing the protein MNHFSSNLELLRKVSPNLADLCAEKAEADSQSNSSGWAASVVSSKTGLPVIELSHGERRIALSSRYDPVREAERTAAKHAESIGERNYVAVLGMGMGWHVDALIPHLSRGTVLVIVEPSLDVFRLAMKSRDLSAILTYPKVSLAAGCDPALFNQACLKYFQIMNFKGIYVVDCDYYRDTPYWEVMEGHRAKLRALMLQLAGNLQTMMAMGGSYSVNSLINLKYMMRDAVFKNLVGEFAGVPGVVVSAGPSLAKNAHLLEGLKDRAVICAVDTAVKPLLKMGITPDIVTTGDPQEANYRHLAGVKLPETYLIYDPQAPVKTVAEWKGRRFSCSFGTRFFNWFSQRIDVGNVTVWGSVATIAYDIVLQLGCDPIIFIGQDLSFTGGRTYVPGTYFEDDDKKTMTVEAERARNTRLIACKDINGEEVFTNRQMFAYCDFLLNRFLEPHGRRIVNATEGGILHGNGIEITTFAGAIEKYCTSHHGVRARLDAAYAKGNGFRLGYLLREMDRLIGELRRMIRAGRKGYALSNKLSALLETEDHDKALVRDIYNRMVRLRKEIDSLAEAKPFIEMVNQSGLYLYFTRLRDMVLDERGVDKDAMLKMNEAFNALFSTCLATSAQLLPLFESAREDMNALYESRDAHGAELAAAAAGAN; encoded by the coding sequence ATGAACCACTTTTCATCCAATCTGGAGCTTCTTAGAAAAGTCAGCCCAAATCTGGCCGACTTGTGCGCCGAGAAAGCGGAGGCGGACTCTCAATCGAATTCGTCGGGATGGGCGGCCTCGGTCGTTTCGTCCAAAACCGGTCTGCCCGTGATCGAGCTGTCGCACGGCGAGCGCAGGATCGCGCTTTCTTCCAGGTACGATCCCGTCCGCGAGGCGGAACGGACCGCGGCGAAGCACGCGGAGTCAATAGGGGAGAGAAACTACGTCGCGGTGCTGGGCATGGGGATGGGCTGGCACGTGGACGCGCTGATTCCGCACCTATCGCGCGGAACGGTTTTGGTGATCGTCGAGCCTTCTTTGGATGTTTTTCGGCTCGCGATGAAATCGCGCGATCTGTCCGCGATTCTCACTTATCCGAAGGTGTCGCTCGCGGCGGGCTGCGATCCGGCCCTTTTCAACCAGGCTTGCCTTAAATACTTCCAGATTATGAATTTCAAGGGGATTTACGTCGTGGACTGCGACTATTACCGCGATACCCCTTACTGGGAGGTTATGGAAGGACACCGCGCCAAGCTTCGCGCGCTGATGCTCCAGCTTGCGGGCAACCTGCAGACGATGATGGCGATGGGCGGCTCATACTCCGTCAACTCGCTTATCAATCTGAAATACATGATGCGCGATGCGGTGTTCAAGAATCTCGTGGGCGAATTCGCGGGAGTTCCCGGCGTGGTGGTGAGCGCGGGGCCCAGCCTAGCGAAAAACGCGCATTTGCTGGAAGGGCTGAAAGACCGCGCGGTGATATGCGCGGTGGACACGGCGGTCAAACCGCTTCTCAAAATGGGGATAACGCCCGACATCGTGACGACCGGCGACCCGCAGGAGGCGAACTACCGCCACCTTGCCGGAGTCAAGCTTCCCGAAACCTACCTGATTTACGATCCGCAGGCGCCGGTGAAAACCGTCGCCGAATGGAAAGGCAGGCGGTTTTCCTGCTCGTTCGGCACGCGGTTTTTCAACTGGTTCTCGCAAAGGATCGACGTGGGGAACGTCACGGTATGGGGAAGCGTCGCGACGATCGCGTACGACATCGTCCTTCAGCTCGGATGCGACCCCATAATTTTCATCGGCCAGGATCTCTCCTTTACGGGCGGCAGAACGTACGTTCCCGGCACTTACTTCGAGGACGACGACAAGAAAACGATGACGGTGGAGGCGGAACGGGCGCGCAATACGCGGTTGATCGCCTGCAAGGACATTAACGGCGAGGAAGTTTTCACCAACCGCCAGATGTTCGCGTATTGCGACTTCTTGCTGAACCGGTTCCTTGAGCCCCACGGGCGGCGGATCGTCAACGCCACCGAGGGCGGTATTTTGCACGGAAACGGAATCGAGATAACGACGTTCGCCGGGGCGATTGAAAAATACTGCACGTCGCATCACGGCGTGCGTGCAAGGCTGGATGCCGCGTACGCCAAAGGAAACGGCTTCAGGCTCGGATACCTGTTGCGCGAGATGGACAGGCTGATAGGCGAACTGCGCAGGATGATCCGCGCCGGGCGCAAGGGCTATGCGCTGTCGAACAAGCTTTCCGCGCTGCTTGAAACGGAGGATCACGACAAGGCGCTTGTCCGCGACATTTACAACCGGATGGTCAGGCTGCGCAAGGAAATAGACTCGCTGGCCGAGGCGAAGCCGTTCATAGAGATGGTGAACCAGAGCGGGCTGTACCTTTACTTCACGCGGCTGCGCGACATGGTGCTGGACGAACGCGGCGTGGACAAGGACGCGATGCTCAAAATGAACGAGGCGTTCAACGCGCTTTTCTCGACATGCCTCGCGACCAGCGCGCAGCTTCTGCCGCTGTTCGAGAGCGCGCGCGAGGATATGAATGCGCTTTACGAGTCGCGCGACGCACACGGCGCGGAGCTGGCGGCCGCGGCCGCGGGCGCGAATTGA
- a CDS encoding flagellar hook-length control protein FliK gives MQNSIQAVLLAAAKPDAARAALPGGAHPDGGASFGEMLALFGWQPAEGAAGPPRESDSVAVLVDNAGGGQGAEGALDASGGVGWDWTEVLAAIIGGAEEESPESETAKDAAKAAPGANAESAALEALIAPSGAPVVSAQMPHQSAQHPAHLAIVNALPAAVQPDAAATPATFVFESGGAKYLLTLSAQPNSAPGAEIYLASIRPADGGVRPILATVTVSGGLPQSAAQLQAEILADAAQQQFSSPAARNPALTAAAGNGATAQLPQPSAAIRTVQNQPLPLDITALAAQAASAETLAGLKSDRVPPSSRTIAVEAPRNPAPISPANFTAMPAASASASASASASPASGKTGAAALISADSEAAVMPELAPRDVDAVLESAGMELRRAFGRETAVRAIPFGESARGEAPFAFELSGAMSADRALPAADVPRHAEPSLRVNAHEVYRALAQQADDMRRLSANTRNVLLELDPPHLGQVRARLELSGNALSLTIGVSSLFVREMLENQLPELRQALQSHGFDAGKLDVNVSAQGGGHPGRDAPDSVETARAHAARAPARERAEVRGREAAGALYI, from the coding sequence ATGCAAAACTCGATCCAGGCTGTTTTACTCGCCGCGGCAAAGCCGGATGCAGCTCGCGCAGCGCTTCCTGGAGGAGCGCATCCGGATGGCGGGGCAAGCTTCGGCGAAATGCTCGCGCTTTTCGGATGGCAACCCGCGGAAGGCGCGGCCGGGCCGCCCCGAGAGTCTGATTCCGTCGCGGTGCTGGTGGATAACGCGGGAGGCGGGCAAGGCGCCGAAGGTGCTCTTGACGCTTCCGGTGGAGTTGGGTGGGACTGGACCGAGGTGCTAGCCGCGATAATCGGCGGCGCCGAGGAGGAATCACCCGAATCTGAAACCGCAAAAGACGCGGCGAAAGCCGCGCCGGGCGCGAATGCCGAATCCGCGGCATTGGAAGCTTTGATTGCGCCGTCCGGCGCGCCGGTTGTATCCGCGCAAATGCCGCACCAATCCGCTCAACACCCCGCGCATCTGGCAATCGTCAACGCGCTTCCGGCGGCAGTCCAACCGGACGCCGCAGCGACGCCTGCAACGTTTGTGTTCGAAAGCGGCGGAGCGAAATATCTTCTGACGCTTTCGGCGCAGCCGAATTCCGCGCCGGGCGCGGAAATCTATCTAGCTTCCATCCGTCCGGCGGACGGCGGCGTTCGGCCGATACTCGCAACGGTAACGGTAAGCGGCGGATTGCCGCAATCAGCGGCGCAGCTTCAGGCGGAAATACTCGCCGACGCGGCGCAGCAGCAGTTCTCATCGCCCGCCGCGCGGAATCCCGCCTTAACGGCTGCCGCCGGAAACGGGGCAACCGCTCAACTTCCCCAGCCTTCAGCGGCAATTCGGACAGTTCAAAATCAGCCGCTTCCGCTTGACATAACCGCGCTTGCGGCACAGGCCGCTTCTGCGGAAACGCTTGCCGGATTGAAATCCGATCGCGTGCCGCCAAGTTCTCGAACGATCGCGGTCGAGGCTCCGCGAAATCCTGCGCCAATCTCACCCGCAAACTTCACGGCTATGCCGGCGGCTTCGGCTTCTGCTTCTGCTTCTGCTTCGGCTTCGCCTGCATCCGGCAAAACCGGCGCGGCGGCGCTGATTTCGGCGGATTCGGAAGCTGCGGTCATGCCGGAGCTCGCGCCGCGGGACGTTGATGCGGTGCTCGAATCCGCCGGAATGGAGCTTCGCAGGGCGTTCGGGCGCGAAACCGCAGTCCGCGCGATCCCGTTTGGGGAGAGCGCGCGCGGCGAAGCACCGTTCGCTTTCGAACTTTCGGGAGCGATGTCCGCGGATCGCGCGCTGCCCGCCGCGGACGTTCCGCGGCATGCCGAACCTTCGCTTCGCGTAAACGCGCACGAGGTTTACCGCGCGCTCGCGCAGCAGGCGGACGACATGCGGCGGCTTTCCGCAAACACGCGAAACGTGTTGCTCGAACTCGACCCGCCGCACCTCGGCCAAGTACGGGCGCGGCTTGAGCTTTCCGGCAACGCGCTGTCGCTGACCATAGGCGTCAGCTCGCTCTTCGTCCGCGAAATGCTTGAAAATCAGCTTCCCGAACTGCGGCAGGCGCTTCAGTCGCATGGCTTCGACGCGGGCAAGCTGGACGTGAACGTAAGCGCGCAGGGAGGCGGACATCCGGGCCGGGATGCGCCGGACTCCGTCGAAACCGCGCGCGCGCATGCCGCGCGCGCTCCCGCGCGTGAACGCGCGGAAGTCCGCGGCCGCGAGGCCGCCGGCGCGCTTTACATTTAA
- a CDS encoding flagellar biosynthesis protein, translating to MVERIEHLYPPIGPAKPAGAGGASKTAQSGRTPEGATFGDLLAREMAKSSPVSLSAHAARRLSSRGIELDSSRLDRLGRAVDRLHAKGGRDSLVMLDGLYLIVNVPSRTVVTAMEDGGMDERVVTNIDSAAVG from the coding sequence ATGGTCGAAAGAATAGAGCATCTTTATCCGCCGATCGGTCCCGCCAAGCCGGCGGGCGCGGGCGGCGCATCGAAAACCGCGCAATCGGGCCGGACGCCGGAGGGGGCGACGTTCGGCGATTTGCTGGCGCGCGAGATGGCGAAGTCGTCTCCGGTTTCGCTTTCGGCGCATGCTGCGCGCAGGCTGTCTTCCCGCGGAATCGAGCTTGACAGTTCCAGGTTGGACAGGCTGGGCCGCGCGGTTGACAGGCTTCACGCGAAAGGCGGAAGGGACAGCTTGGTCATGCTCGACGGGCTGTACCTGATAGTCAACGTGCCCAGCCGCACCGTGGTCACCGCGATGGAGGACGGCGGAATGGACGAGCGCGTTGTCACGAACATTGACAGCGCCGCCGTAGGCTAG